In a single window of the Mucilaginibacter defluvii genome:
- a CDS encoding glycoside hydrolase family 78 protein, which yields MKPKFIPSIIFLLTVAHLPVLAQKLSVTALQVEHQVKPLSVVPDVPRLSWKLISTVKDTRQQRYEIRISTTDKVASGKSLLWKQSKDSDQSVLVNYEGPALKPGQRYYWQVRVKDNHGNQSKWSEVQYWQMSLKATDWKAKWVAVQGADTAQASPMFRKQVDIGKAVKTATAYITAKGMYEAYINGKKIGDAYFTPGWTSYKDHLQYQAYDVTALLKKGGNALSAILADGWYRGGLTWDQKKNYYGDTRALLMQINVQYTDGSTKTIVTDESWKTSYGALLKSSHYNGEVYDARKEKAGWMAIGYNEDNTWAPVAIKNYNYNDLTGMSGPVVKQHERIAAVKIIKTPQGDLVADFGQNLVGWVEIKTQGPAGTQIKLTHAEVLDKAGNFYTDNLRSAKQQTVYVLKGNTEQVYSPKFSFQGFRYVKIEGFPQEPKPGDLTAVALYSDMQVTGTFKTSNPLLNQLQHNIVWGQKGNFVDVPTDCPQRDERLGWTGDAQAFYNTSAYNMDVSGFFTKWLKDVKADQHKDGSVPFVVPDVLNQSDAGSAGWADVATIIPWGMYVSYGDKRILEDQYTSMKGWVDYITSRSRNNLWNTGFHFGDWLFYRPDDDNDGRAAVTDKYMIAQCFYANSTQLLANAARVLGKTEDFNKYNTLLNNIKKAYVNEYVTAGGRLISSTQTAYVLALQFDMLPENQRAQAADRLVANVRDYGNHLTTGFLGTPYLCHVLSRFGHADVAYDLLMQESYPSWLYPVKMGATTIWERWDGIKPDGSFQTPNMNSYNHYAYGAIGDWMYKNIAGIQPAAPGYKKTMIKPIIGGKLTSAEGSLDSDYGLISSKWKIENGKFSITVIIPPNTIADVFVPDASGKSYKQHTVASGEHTFQN from the coding sequence ATGAAACCTAAATTTATACCATCTATTATTTTTTTACTGACTGTAGCGCATCTGCCTGTATTGGCGCAAAAACTCAGCGTAACAGCTTTACAGGTTGAGCACCAGGTTAAGCCCCTTTCTGTAGTGCCGGATGTACCGCGCCTTAGTTGGAAATTAATCTCAACGGTAAAAGATACCAGGCAACAGCGTTACGAGATCAGAATCAGTACGACCGACAAAGTTGCCAGCGGCAAAAGTCTGCTTTGGAAACAAAGTAAGGACAGCGATCAATCGGTACTGGTAAATTATGAAGGCCCGGCGCTTAAGCCCGGCCAGCGCTATTATTGGCAGGTGCGGGTAAAGGATAACCATGGCAATCAATCCAAATGGAGCGAGGTGCAATACTGGCAAATGAGCTTAAAGGCTACCGACTGGAAGGCCAAGTGGGTTGCGGTACAAGGTGCAGATACGGCACAGGCCAGCCCCATGTTTCGGAAACAGGTTGATATCGGTAAAGCCGTTAAAACGGCAACGGCCTATATAACAGCCAAAGGCATGTACGAGGCCTATATAAACGGAAAAAAAATAGGCGACGCTTATTTTACACCGGGATGGACAAGCTATAAAGATCATTTGCAATACCAGGCTTATGATGTTACTGCTTTACTAAAAAAAGGGGGCAACGCACTATCGGCAATACTTGCCGACGGTTGGTACAGGGGCGGGCTTACCTGGGATCAGAAAAAGAACTATTACGGCGATACCCGCGCCTTGCTGATGCAGATTAACGTGCAATATACCGACGGCAGTACCAAAACCATCGTAACTGACGAGAGCTGGAAAACATCATACGGCGCATTGCTCAAATCAAGCCATTACAATGGCGAGGTTTATGATGCACGCAAAGAAAAGGCTGGTTGGATGGCAATAGGCTACAACGAAGACAACACCTGGGCACCGGTCGCCATAAAAAATTATAATTATAATGATTTAACCGGCATGAGCGGGCCTGTTGTTAAGCAACACGAACGCATAGCGGCAGTTAAAATAATCAAGACCCCGCAGGGTGACTTGGTGGCAGATTTTGGCCAGAACCTGGTTGGTTGGGTTGAAATAAAAACCCAGGGCCCGGCAGGTACCCAGATAAAGCTTACTCATGCCGAAGTTTTGGATAAAGCCGGTAACTTTTATACCGATAACCTGCGCTCGGCAAAACAGCAAACCGTTTATGTTTTAAAAGGAAATACAGAACAGGTTTATTCGCCTAAGTTTAGCTTTCAGGGTTTCCGTTATGTAAAGATTGAAGGTTTCCCGCAGGAGCCGAAGCCCGGTGACCTGACAGCTGTGGCATTATATTCGGATATGCAGGTAACCGGTACTTTCAAAACATCAAACCCGCTGTTGAATCAACTGCAACACAACATTGTATGGGGGCAGAAAGGAAATTTTGTTGATGTGCCTACGGATTGCCCACAGCGGGACGAGCGCCTCGGCTGGACGGGAGATGCCCAGGCGTTTTACAATACCTCAGCCTATAACATGGATGTAAGCGGATTTTTTACCAAATGGCTTAAGGATGTTAAAGCCGATCAGCATAAGGATGGCAGCGTGCCGTTTGTGGTGCCTGATGTGTTAAACCAGTCAGACGCCGGGTCAGCGGGTTGGGCTGACGTGGCTACCATTATCCCCTGGGGTATGTATGTGAGCTATGGCGATAAACGCATATTGGAAGACCAGTACACCAGCATGAAAGGGTGGGTAGATTACATTACCTCCCGCTCAAGAAACAACTTATGGAATACCGGTTTCCATTTTGGCGACTGGCTATTTTACCGCCCGGATGACGATAACGATGGCCGCGCGGCGGTGACCGATAAATACATGATTGCCCAATGCTTTTACGCTAATTCAACACAGTTATTAGCCAATGCTGCCCGGGTACTCGGCAAAACAGAGGATTTTAATAAATACAACACGCTGCTTAACAATATAAAAAAGGCTTATGTAAATGAGTATGTAACCGCGGGCGGCAGGCTTATCTCCTCAACGCAAACGGCTTATGTACTGGCTTTGCAGTTTGATATGCTTCCCGAAAATCAACGTGCACAGGCGGCAGACCGTTTGGTGGCCAACGTAAGGGATTACGGCAACCACCTTACCACCGGTTTTTTAGGAACGCCTTACCTGTGCCATGTACTTAGCCGGTTTGGCCATGCCGATGTGGCTTACGATCTTCTGATGCAAGAGAGTTACCCTTCGTGGTTATACCCGGTAAAAATGGGCGCCACTACTATTTGGGAGCGTTGGGACGGCATTAAGCCTGATGGTAGCTTTCAAACACCGAATATGAACTCTTACAATCATTATGCCTATGGCGCCATTGGCGATTGGATGTACAAAAACATAGCAGGTATTCAGCCGGCTGCACCGGGTTACAAAAAAACTATGATCAAGCCAATTATAGGAGGTAAGCTTACCTCGGCAGAGGGATCGTTAGATAGTGATTACGGACTCATCAGCAGCAAGTGGAAAATTGAAAATGGTAAGTTTAGTATCACGGTGATTATTCCGCCTAATACTATTGCGGATGTGTTTGTACCTGATGCCTCAGGCAAATCGTACAAACAACATACGGTTGCCAGCGGCGAACATACATTCCAAAACTGA
- a CDS encoding GntR family transcriptional regulator — protein sequence MKNYLKIIMIDEYSVTPKYRQLANCIIAGIKAGDVVKGDMLPSINDLSIALDLSRGSIERAYNDMKKAGIVATIPGKGCFVNHTEFNDPTRVLLLFNKLSTHKKIIYDAFVETLGSNASIDFYVYNNDPYLFKKILHERALETYHKLVILPYFIDDYEESYRLINSLPKNKLIIMDKLPMSINGEFAAVYEDFANDIYSALLRLNDHLKKYRQLKLIFPDGAYYSQGIIRGFENFCLDLAFDFEVLTTLEHHEISPATVYINVAEDDLIKLIRKIKHTPYVIGKDVGLISYNETDIKEVILDGITTISTDFVALGTRTAELVMSDEKGHYAVPFNVVVRNSL from the coding sequence ATGAAGAACTATCTGAAGATAATTATGATTGATGAATACAGCGTTACACCAAAGTACCGGCAATTGGCCAATTGCATTATTGCAGGCATAAAAGCCGGTGATGTGGTTAAAGGAGATATGCTGCCCTCAATAAATGACTTGAGTATAGCGCTTGACCTGTCAAGAGGATCAATTGAACGGGCTTATAATGACATGAAGAAGGCCGGCATCGTGGCCACTATACCTGGTAAAGGCTGCTTTGTGAACCACACGGAATTTAACGACCCAACCCGTGTACTGTTGCTGTTTAACAAATTAAGCACCCATAAAAAAATTATCTACGATGCTTTTGTAGAAACACTTGGCAGTAATGCCTCAATAGATTTTTACGTTTATAATAACGACCCCTACCTGTTTAAAAAGATATTGCACGAGCGTGCGCTTGAGACCTACCATAAACTGGTAATTCTGCCTTATTTTATTGATGATTACGAAGAGAGCTATCGCCTCATTAATTCTCTGCCCAAAAACAAGCTCATCATTATGGATAAGCTGCCGATGAGTATTAACGGCGAATTCGCGGCGGTGTACGAAGACTTTGCCAACGACATTTACAGCGCGCTTTTACGGCTGAACGATCATTTAAAAAAATACCGGCAGCTAAAGCTGATCTTTCCGGATGGCGCTTATTACTCTCAGGGTATTATTCGCGGTTTTGAGAATTTTTGCCTTGACCTGGCTTTTGATTTTGAAGTGCTGACTACACTTGAGCACCATGAGATAAGCCCGGCAACGGTATATATCAACGTAGCTGAAGATGACCTGATAAAGCTTATCAGAAAGATAAAGCATACACCTTATGTGATTGGTAAGGATGTGGGACTGATATCGTACAATGAAACGGATATTAAAGAAGTTATACTGGATGGCATAACAACCATTTCAACAGATTTTGTTGCTTTAGGAACACGCACCGCGGAGTTGGTGATGAGTGACGAAAAAGGCCATTATGCCGTACCTTTTAACGTGGTGGTGCGCAACTCGCTATAA
- the rhaT gene encoding L-rhamnose/proton symporter RhaT translates to MQVIFGIIYHFIGGFASGSFYIPYKKVKGWAWESFWIAGGLFSWIIVPPLAAWLTIPNFTHIIAQTNGNILLLTYFFGLLWGIGGLTYGLGVRYLGVSLGSTIILGLCAVFGSIIPSVYYNFNPQPGKDTITDMVQNPWGQVVLLGILVCVTGIIICGRAGMLKERDLAVNPQAKNKDYRFGLGILVAIVSGVLSACFNFGIEAGKTMATVANAAWQVQHPQQGNFLFSNNVTYVVILWGGFTTNFIWCMVLNARNKTFANYTDSSRPLLKNYIFSALAGTTWFMQFFFYGMGESKLGNGASSWILHMASIILIANLWGLALKEWKGVSRKAKKTLITGIITIIISVLLVGYGNSLK, encoded by the coding sequence ATGCAGGTTATCTTCGGTATCATTTACCACTTTATAGGCGGCTTTGCCTCGGGTAGCTTTTATATCCCCTACAAAAAAGTAAAAGGCTGGGCCTGGGAAAGCTTTTGGATAGCGGGCGGATTGTTTTCATGGATCATTGTTCCGCCGTTGGCCGCCTGGCTAACCATACCCAACTTTACCCATATTATTGCTCAAACCAATGGCAACATACTATTGCTTACCTACTTTTTTGGCCTGCTATGGGGAATCGGCGGTTTAACTTACGGGCTCGGGGTGCGGTACCTGGGTGTATCATTAGGGAGTACGATTATTTTAGGTTTGTGCGCCGTGTTTGGCTCAATAATACCTTCGGTATACTATAATTTTAATCCGCAACCGGGTAAAGACACCATAACCGATATGGTGCAGAACCCTTGGGGGCAAGTAGTGTTGCTTGGTATATTGGTGTGCGTAACAGGCATTATAATATGCGGCCGGGCGGGAATGCTCAAAGAACGTGATCTGGCGGTAAATCCGCAAGCTAAGAATAAGGATTATCGTTTTGGCCTCGGTATCCTTGTCGCAATTGTATCAGGCGTGCTGAGTGCTTGTTTCAATTTCGGTATCGAAGCAGGTAAAACCATGGCCACCGTGGCCAACGCCGCCTGGCAGGTTCAACACCCGCAGCAAGGTAACTTCCTTTTCTCCAACAATGTTACCTATGTGGTTATACTTTGGGGTGGATTTACTACCAACTTTATTTGGTGTATGGTACTTAATGCGCGCAACAAAACATTCGCTAACTATACTGATAGCAGCAGGCCACTGCTTAAAAATTACATCTTTTCGGCATTAGCAGGTACTACCTGGTTTATGCAGTTCTTTTTTTACGGCATGGGCGAAAGCAAACTGGGCAATGGCGCCAGCTCGTGGATACTACACATGGCATCTATCATCTTAATTGCAAACTTATGGGGCCTGGCATTGAAGGAATGGAAGGGAGTAAGCAGAAAAGCAAAAAAAACGCTGATAACCGGCATCATCACCATCATTATATCGGTGCTGTTGGTTGGCTATGGTAACTCTTTAAAATAA
- a CDS encoding bifunctional aldolase/short-chain dehydrogenase, protein MSATQFKHVSYLWNEAEAAKLAGDEVALLIYRSNLLGADLRLTNYGGGNTSCKVSANDPLTGDPVEVMWVKGSGGDLGTLKKSGLAALYLDRLRSLKNIYRGVEHEDEMVELFNHCIFDLSSKAPSIDTPLHGFLPFAHIDHLHPDAAIAIAAAKDGKRITEELFGGTIGWVEWKKPGFELGLQLKACLDANPGIRGIMLGSHGLFTWGNTAYESYINTLEVIEKCAAYLEDNYAKKGPTFGGQRIESLDETARKQQAAALAPILRGFCSSKTRMVGHFTDDSRVLEFINSNDLDRLAPLGTSCPDHFLRTKISPLVLELEKDAELNDVESLKNQLAPAFKAYRQMYTDYYNTCKHPNSPAIRDANPVVILYPGVGMFTFAKDKQTARVAAEFYINAINVMKGAEAISEYTSLPRQEAFDIEYWLLEEAKLQRMPKPKILSGRVALITGSAGGIGKSIAKKFVQEGAVVILNDMNVERLDSAADEFNREFGKDAYTTAVLDVTDRNQIQAAFDAAALTFGGVDIVVNNAGLSISKTIADHTEKDWDLLYDVLVKGQFLVTQAAVDILKKQAIGGDIINIVSKNALVSGPNNAGYGSAKAAQLHLSRLNAAELGTDKIRVNVINPDAVISDSNIWAGGWAEGRAKAYGITVDELPAYYAKRTLLNEIILPEDIANACIAITGGLLNKSTGNIINVDGGVAAGFVR, encoded by the coding sequence ATGTCTGCTACGCAATTTAAACATGTAAGTTACTTATGGAACGAAGCCGAGGCTGCTAAACTCGCCGGCGACGAAGTAGCTTTATTGATATACCGCTCGAATTTATTAGGCGCCGACCTGCGCCTCACCAATTACGGCGGCGGCAATACCTCCTGCAAAGTATCCGCTAATGATCCGCTTACCGGTGATCCGGTTGAGGTGATGTGGGTAAAAGGATCAGGCGGTGATTTAGGCACGCTGAAAAAGAGCGGACTTGCAGCTCTTTACTTAGACAGATTGCGCAGCCTGAAGAACATTTATCGCGGCGTTGAACATGAGGACGAAATGGTGGAGTTGTTTAACCATTGCATATTCGATCTTTCGTCAAAAGCACCGTCTATTGATACACCATTGCATGGATTTTTGCCCTTCGCACATATTGACCACCTGCATCCCGACGCAGCTATCGCCATCGCGGCAGCAAAGGATGGCAAGCGTATAACAGAAGAATTATTTGGCGGCACTATTGGTTGGGTGGAATGGAAAAAGCCCGGGTTTGAGCTTGGCCTGCAACTTAAGGCCTGCCTTGATGCTAATCCGGGTATAAGGGGTATTATGTTGGGTTCGCACGGTTTGTTCACCTGGGGCAATACTGCATACGAGAGCTATATCAACACACTTGAAGTAATTGAAAAATGCGCAGCTTATTTAGAAGATAATTATGCAAAAAAAGGTCCGACCTTTGGTGGGCAACGCATAGAAAGCCTTGATGAAACAGCCAGGAAGCAGCAAGCCGCGGCATTAGCGCCTATATTAAGGGGCTTCTGCTCATCAAAAACACGCATGGTAGGACATTTTACGGATGACAGCCGCGTGCTTGAATTCATCAACTCAAATGACCTCGACCGCCTTGCCCCGCTTGGTACCAGTTGCCCCGATCACTTTTTACGTACTAAGATTAGTCCGCTGGTTTTGGAATTGGAAAAAGATGCTGAACTGAATGATGTTGAGTCTCTAAAAAACCAGTTGGCACCTGCGTTTAAGGCCTATCGCCAAATGTATACCGACTACTACAACACCTGCAAACACCCTAACAGTCCGGCCATAAGGGATGCTAACCCGGTGGTGATTTTATACCCGGGCGTGGGTATGTTCACTTTTGCCAAGGATAAGCAAACTGCACGTGTAGCCGCTGAATTTTATATAAACGCCATCAATGTAATGAAAGGCGCCGAAGCCATCTCCGAATACACTTCACTACCCCGCCAGGAAGCGTTCGATATTGAATACTGGCTGCTGGAAGAGGCTAAACTGCAGCGTATGCCTAAACCCAAAATACTCTCAGGCAGGGTGGCGCTTATTACCGGCAGCGCGGGTGGTATCGGCAAATCGATAGCCAAAAAATTTGTTCAGGAAGGTGCGGTAGTTATCTTGAATGACATGAATGTAGAACGCCTGGACAGCGCCGCAGATGAATTTAACCGGGAGTTTGGTAAAGATGCCTATACAACCGCCGTTTTAGACGTTACCGATAGAAACCAGATACAGGCAGCATTTGATGCCGCGGCGCTGACCTTTGGCGGGGTGGATATTGTTGTAAACAATGCAGGCCTTTCCATATCAAAAACCATTGCCGACCATACCGAAAAAGATTGGGACTTATTATATGATGTTTTAGTAAAAGGACAATTCCTAGTAACGCAAGCAGCTGTTGATATACTAAAAAAGCAGGCCATCGGGGGCGACATCATTAATATTGTAAGTAAAAATGCCTTGGTAAGCGGTCCTAACAATGCCGGTTATGGTAGCGCCAAAGCCGCTCAACTGCACTTAAGCAGGCTAAACGCTGCCGAACTCGGTACAGATAAAATACGTGTAAACGTTATTAACCCTGATGCCGTGATAAGCGATAGCAATATATGGGCAGGCGGTTGGGCCGAAG